From a single Diachasmimorpha longicaudata isolate KC_UGA_2023 chromosome 15, iyDiaLong2, whole genome shotgun sequence genomic region:
- the LOC135169868 gene encoding uncharacterized protein LOC135169868, with protein sequence MRSLREITERLRSEEAGALRYDELQSNRIVVGDTWSKFSAYHEKLIEESGEEVMDHPYFAEDMFAQADRIYRKAMDELGRRAASLPQRGSGTQQGSSTSHLERLQVPEFHGTYSEWRNFHDAYVSLVHSQAGYSDMDKMIRLRKALKGSAAELITNIGTGAAHYETTWKKLVARYENPRLIMAAHLNRLLKLKDVKELSSKSLLQVIDAVTESLTALKNLGAPTEWWDIMICHLIRRSLDRNSSQDWELKLGDSTDPPQLETFLEFLRARARAWENIEREGEKLTSERPKQSAKVHHGTSSGPSSEVKGTSNKRTACVACGGPHWIGPECAKFFGMNAVQKRQFLVDEGLCYNCLGPHRATKCKSTRRCRHCNGLHHTLIHERRHDTPENSTKASTSSEPSTSGNITGTGTGASIKAVPVNEQPGPASRQDQQHGASPSGKRSTTSQIHLGESYNSEVYHHSENLPEKQQYSGDHQHSAENQFGQKSHEEAMPREEEPHSEKQPDNHHGDQYQSEPQSVNQVDTRNVLEAQQSCQQGNQLVVLATARVIALNHNGYSRPARILIDQGSEVSLVSERLVNQLQLKRRSSSLSIVGIGETSSGSTRGVVSFDLQPRHNSTALLNLEAHIMSKLTAKIPPFACDTRTPQELWELNLADRTFMQPGAIDIIIGADYYGKIITDGIMRYNGTGLIAQQTSFGWVVSGPVCCTGCAKKRSLRVTTRTINQQLLDCLKKFWTQEEIPDNPSTVMSKADAECEQHFVETHRRDATGRYTVRLPFKSSPAVLGDTASTARIRLQKLNRRLAADPQAHTLYRKFIKEYEALDHMQRAPSTSETRLAYYLPHHGVLRPDSTTTKLRVVFDASHRSSTGVSLNDILHSGPKLQTECSDVLIWLRRHRLVFGADIEKMFRQIRVHQDDWDYQRIFWKDDDGQIIEYRLTTVTYGTSCAPWLSLRVLKQLAIDEAHRFPLALPTFARGRYVDDIYGGAETEEELEKIIKDLIGLCMAGGMPLQKWCSNAPRTLGQLGISAESAPTIEFGESSVKVLGLCWQPQTDTFHFKARNFSGDTITKRVILSEITQIYDPLGLIAPVTITAKIFIQELWLLKLDWDEQIPMPHTKRWRSFREELQRLSSLSIPRWLHLSSGKKIQLHGFADASTLAMGASVYLRSWSASSGVNVNLVCAKTKVAPLKKMTIPRLELTAAVMVTNLMAYVQRALELDDAELYSWSDSSVAIAWINGDPSRWKDFVQNRVLKIQETLPTAKWNHINGKENPADCASRGISPTELREHHLWWTGPSWLVQPPEQWVAASTELASTSELASVVAMEAKPPTISSYPVHIVDEDALINRISSWNKLARITAWVNRAINKFKGQPTPDSPQLGTTEIEDGRLFWVKYTQQRYFGREITTLKAGRSLAAKHRMATLTPYLENDVMRMGGRLRNSTLDPEEKNPIILPRHSPLSSLIIAEAHQRSFHGGTQLTLAHIRQRYWIIGGRAPVRSHILKCVICARHRAVRAQQLMGQLPSRRVTPSRVFLHSGVDFAGPINILRWRGSGAGKTMYKAYICLFVCFATSATHLELVTDLTADGFIAAYKRFTARRGICATLTSDRGLNFIGAEKELRQIIHQASSESATIRNWLATNGTEWRFNPPYSPHMGGKWEAAVKSTKHHLRRVIGTSTLTYEEFTTLLTQVEAILNSRPLCPINNDPQDTTALTPGHFIIGGSLTAIPEPSLEHINTDRLNRWQLITQKVQNFWDHWARECVHRYQQIYRWRKPTDDIKIGTLVLISNEQEPPTRWPLARVIRIHPGRDNLTRVVTLWKGNKETQRAIHRLVPLPINGDLLEGQN encoded by the exons ATGAGATCTCTACGGGAGATCACGGAAAGGCTGCGGAGCGAAGAGGCAGGAGCCCTTCGCTATGATGAGCTCCAATCAAATCGGATCGTGGTAGGGGACACGTGGTCCAAATTCTCGGCCTACCACGAGAAGCTGATTGAGGAATCAGGCGAAGAAGTAATGGACCACCCTTACTTCGCCGAAGATATGTTCGCCCAGGCGGACAGAATTTATAGGAAGGCGATGGACGAGCTAGGCCGTAGAGCGGCTAGTCTCCCACAACGCGGATCGGGAACTCAACAGGGATCCTCAACCAGCCATTTGGAACGATTACAGGTGCCGGAGTTCCACGGCACCTACTCGGAGTGGAGAAACTTCCACGACGCCTACGTATCACTTGTCCACAGCCAGGCCGGCTATTCGGATATGGACAAGATGATACGGCTAAGGAAGGCGCTAAAGGGATCGGCGGCAGAGCTCATCACCAACATCGGGACGGGAGCTGCCCACTATGAGACAACCTGGAAGAAGCTCGTAGCCCGGTACGAGAACCCACGGCTGATAATGGCAGCTCATCTAAATCGGCTGTTGAAATTAAAGGACGTGAAGGAGCTATCGTCGAAGAGTCTCCTTCAAGTAATCGACGCGGTTACGGAATCGCTCACGGCTCTCAAGAACCTCGGGGCACCGACAGAATGGTGGGACATAATGATCTGTCACCTAATTAGGAGGTCTCTTGATCGGAACTCCAGCCAGGACTGGGAGCTGAAGCTGGGAGACTCCACAGATCCCCCGCAGCTGGAGACCTTCCTCGAGTTTCTCAGGGCCCGAGCAAGGGCCTGGGAAAATATCGAGAGGGAAGGGGAAAAGCTGACATCGGAACGGCCGAAACAGTCAGCAAAGGTCCATCACGGAACATCATCGGGACCATCATCAGAGGTTAAGGGAACCTCGAACAAAAGGACGGCATGTGTGGCCTGCGGAGGGCCACACTGGATTGGACCGGAGTGTGCCAAGTTCTTCGGCATGAATGCCGTTCAAAAGAGGCAGTTCCTCGTAGACGAGGGACTGTGTTACAACTGCTTGGGACCTCATCGGGCAACAAAATGCAAGAGCACCAGGAGGTGTCGCCATTGCAACGGGTTGCATCACACTCTCATCCACGAGAGGAGGCACGATACGCCGGAAAACTCAACAAAGGCCAGCACATCTTCGGAGCCTAGCACGAGCG GAAACATCACGGGAACCGGAACCGGAGCGAGCATCAAGGCGGTTCCTGTCAACGAACAACCGGGACCAGCATCACGCCAGGACCAACAACACGGCGCATCACCATCGGGGAAGAGGTCGACGACCTCTCAGATTCATCTCGGGGAATCTTATAACTCGGAAGTGTACCACCACTCGGAAAATCTACCGGAAAAACAGCAATATTCGGGTGATCATCAACATTCGGCGGAAAATCAATTCGGACAGAAATCCCATGAAGAAGCCATGCCTCGTGAAGAGGAACCACACTCGGAGAAGCAACCGGACAATCACCACGGGGATCAATATCAATCGGAACCGCAGTCGGTCAATCAGGTGGACACGCGCAACGTACTGGAAGCTCAACAGAGCTGTCAGCAGGGAAATCAACTGGTCGTCCTGGCAACGGCAAGGGTTATTGCCCTGAATCACAACGGATATTCAAGACCAGCAAGGATCCTCATCGACCAAGGCTCAGAAGTGTCATTGGTATCTGAGCGCTTGGTCAATCAACTACAATTGAAAAGGAGGTCCTCATCACTATCAATTGTCGGCATCGGAGAGACTTCCTCGGGAAGCACGCGTGGGGTTGTGTCATTCGACTTACAACCGAGACACAATTCTACTGCGTTGCTCAACTTGGAGGCTCACATCATGAGCAAGCTCACGGCAAAGATCCCACCATTTGCCTGTGACACACGGACTCCCCAGGAACTTTGGGAACTCAATTTGGCGGATCGGACATTCATGCAACCTGGGGCTATCGACATAATCATCGGAGCTGATTACTACGGAAAAATTATCACGGACGGAATTATGAGATACAACGGAACAGGTCTCATAGCCCAGCAGACATCTTTTGGCTGGGTAGTGTCGGGGCCAGTCTGCTGTACAGGCTGCGCTAAGAAGCGGTCACTGAGGGTGACCACACGGACCATCAACCAACAATTATTGGACTGCTTAAAGAAGTTCTGGACGCAGGAAGAAATACCGGACAACCCATCAACGGTGATGAGTAAGGCTGATGCAGAATGCGAGCAGCATTTTGTGGAAACTCATAGAAGAGACGCAACGGGACGGTATACAGTACGTCTACCGTTTAAATCATCGCCTGCCGTCCTAGGGGATACAGCATCGACGGCTCGGATTCGCTTACAGAAGCTCAACAGGCGATTGGCGGCAGATCCACAGGCTCATACACTATACCGGAAATTCATTAAGGAGTATGAGGCCTTGGATCACATGCAACGGGCACCATCGACGTCAGAGACACGGTTGGCATACTACTTGCCTCATCACGGAGTGCTGAGACCGGATAGCACGACGACCAAACTAAGGGTCGTATTCGACGCTTCACATCGAAGCTCTACGGGAGTGTCACTGAATGATATCCTTCATTCAGGACCAAAACTTCAAACGGAGTGCTCTGACGTCCTCATCTGGCTTCGTCGGCATCGATTAGTCTTCGGAGCGGACATCGAGAAAATGTTCCGCCAGATTCGCGTCCATCAGGATGATTGGGACTATCAACGAATCTTCTGGAAGGACGACGACGGCCAGATCATCGAATATCGGTTAACAACGGTCACTTACGGGACCAGCTGTGCACCATGGCTGTCTCTTCGGGTGCTGAAGCAGCTGGCAATCGATGAAGCTCATCGATTTCCTTTGGCTTTACCAACGTTCGCACGGGGGCGATACGTTGACGATATCTACGGAGGTGCAGAAACCGAAGaggaattggaaaaaataatcaaggaTCTAATCGGACTCTGCATGGCGGGCGGCATGCCATTGCAGAAATGGTGCAGCAACGCGCCACGGACACTCGGACAACTCGGAATATCGGCGGAATCAGCTCCAACTATCGAATTCGGGGAATCATCAGTGAAAGTGCTGGGCCTCTGCTGGCAGCCTCAGACAGACACTTTTCACTTCAAGGCAAGAAACTTCAGCGGAGACACCATCACCAAACGCGTAATCCTGTCCGAGATTACGCAAATTTATGATCCTTTGGGACTAATAGCACCGGTCACCATCACGGCAAAGATATTTATACAAGAATTGTGGCTGCTCAAGCTCGACTGGGACGAGCAAATACCAATGCCACACACTAAACGGTGGAGAAGTTTCAGGGAGGAACTTCAACGGCTGAGCAGCCTATCAATACCACGATGGCTACATCTTTCATCGGGAAAGAAAATACAACTTCACGGATTTGCGGACGCATCGACCCTGGCAATGGGTGCATCGGTCTATCTTCGATCCTGGTCAGCATCATCGGGAGTCAACGTCAACTTGGTTTGTGCCAAAACCAAGGTGGCTCCCCTCAAGAAGATGACCATTCCACGGCTGGAGCTCACGGCAGCTGTCATGGTCACAAATCTAATGGCCTATGTACAGCGAGCTCTGGAACTTGACGATGCGGAGCTCTACTCATGGAGCGACTCATCAGTAGCCATCGCATGGATCAACGGAGATCCATCACGGTGGAAGGACTTTGTGCAGAACAGGGTTCTCAAGATCCAAGAAACCCTGCCTACTGCCAAATGGAATCACATCAACGGCAAGGAGAATCCAGCGGACTGCGCATCAAGAGGAATATCACCAACGGAATTGCGGGAGCATCATCTCTGGTGGACTGGACCATCATGGCTTGTCCAACCACCAGAACaatgggtagcagcatcaaCGGAATTAGCATCAACCTCGGAATTAGCATCAGTGGTGGCAATGGAGGCGAAACCACCCACCATCAGCTCATACCCAGTGCACATTGTCGACGAAGATGCACTGATCAATCGGATTTCGTCATGGAACAAGCTAGCTCGAATCACAGCCTGGGTGAATCGAgcaataaacaaattcaaGGGACAACCAACACCGGATTCTCCACAACTCGGAACTACGGAAATAGAGGACGGAAGACTGTTCTGGGTTAAGTACACCCAACAGCGATACTTCGGACGGGAAATCACCACATTGAAGGCTGGAAGATCACTGGCAGCCAAGCATCGTATGGCGACGCTGACGCCATACCTGGAGAACGACGTCATGCGCATGGGCGGACGTCTTCGGAATTCAACATTGGACCCGGAGGAGAAGAATCCAATTATTCTCCCACGTCACTCACCGCTCTCATCACTTATCATTGCGGAAGCTCATCAGAGGAGCTTCCACGGGGGAACGCAACTCACGTTGGCACACATCCGGCAGAGGTACTGGATCATCGGAGGACGGGCACCAGTACGCTCACACATATTAAAGTGCGTCATCTGCGCACGTCATCGAGCTGTGCGAGCTCAACAGCTGATGGGACAGCTGCCATCGCGACGAGTGACACCATCACGAGTCTTCCTTCACTCAGGAGTAGACTTCGCCGGCCCAATCAACATCCTGAGGTGGAGAGGCTCCGGGGCAGGCAAAACGATGTACAAGGCGTACATTTGCTTATTTGTCTGCTTCGCCACATCCGCCACACATTTGGAACTGGTCACAGACCTCACGGCGGACGGATTCATCGCAGCGTACAAGCGATTTACGGCAAGACGGGGAATTTGCGCGACCCTGACCAGTGACAGGGGATTAAACTTCATCGGGGCAGAAAAGGAATTACGGCAAATCATCCACCAGGCATCTAGCGAATCGGCAACCATCAGGAACTGGCTAGCAACAAACGGAACGGAATGGAGATTTAACCCGCCCTACTCGCCACACATGGGAGGCAAGTGGGAGGCCGCGGTTAAATCCACGAAACATCACCTACGGAGAGTGATAGGAACTTCAACTCTGACGTACGAGGAATTTACGACTCTTCTGACTCAGGTTGAAGCCATCCTGAACTCGCGGCCACTCTGCCCGATAAATAACGACCCGCAAGACACCACGGCATTGACACCAGGGCACTTCATCATCGGCGGATCGCTGACAGCGATTCCAGAACCAAGTCTGGAACACATCAACACGGATCGGCTAAACAGGTGGCAACTTATCACGCAGAAGGTGCAGAACTTCTGGGACCATTGGGCACGCGAGTGCGTGCATCGATATCAACAAATCTATCGGTGGAGGAAACCAACGGACGACATTAAAATTGGGACGTTGGTTCTCATATCAAATGAGCAGGAACCGCCAACCAGATGGCCCCTGGCTCGAGTCATCAGGATCCACCCGGGACGGGACAACTTGACCAGGGTTGTCACACTTTGGAAGGGCAACAAGGAAACGCAGCGGGCAATCCATCGATTGGTACCACTACCAATCAACGGCGACCTACTGGAAGGTCAAAATTAA